A single region of the Grus americana isolate bGruAme1 chromosome 3, bGruAme1.mat, whole genome shotgun sequence genome encodes:
- the MRPS10 gene encoding 28S ribosomal protein S10, mitochondrial, translated as MAARWLWRSLCQGSAFPVNYASRITQKQCLPPNSNLMGARLAGSHVDTQEAKTNPLVSISDEPETLYKRLSLLVKGHDKAVLDSYEYFAVLAAKELGISVENVHKPPKKIERLTLLKSVHIYKKHRVQYEMRTHYMCLELKYLTSSTAAVYLEYVQRNLPEGVAMEVRKTKIEKIPEHIQEPVWDTLPQVEETEVRS; from the exons atggcggcgcggtgGCTGTGGCGGAGCCTGTGTCAG GGATCAGCTTTTCCTGTCAATTATGCAAGCAGAATTACGCAAAAGCAGTGTTTACCTCC AAACTCCAACTTGATGGGAGCGCGGTTGGCTGGATCCCATGTTGATACACAGGAAGCTAAGACTAATCCTTTG gTATCTATTTCAGATGAGCCAGAAACACTGTATAAGAGATTGTCCCTTTTAGTTAAAGGCCACGATAAAGCTGTGTTGGACAGCTATGAATATTTTGCAGTGCTTGCAGCTAAAGAACTTGGCATCTCTGTTGAAAATGT aCATAAACCTCCAAAGAAGATAGAACGATTgacacttttaaaatctgtacaCATTTACAAGAAGCACAGAGTTCAGTATGAAATGAGAACACATTACATGTGTTTGGAG TTAAAATATCTAACAAGCAGTACTGCTGCAGTTTACTTGGAGTATGTTCAACGAAACTTACCTGAAGGGGTTGCCATGGAAGTAAGAAAG aCTAAGATAGAGAAAATACCTGAACACATTCAGGAACCGGTCTGGGATACACTACCTCAAGTAGAAGAAACTGAAGTCAGGTCATGA